A portion of the Adhaeribacter radiodurans genome contains these proteins:
- a CDS encoding FG-GAP repeat domain-containing protein codes for MRLFILCCLGIWLFSSCSIKKNTTESGIEPVNLRAVLPDTTKTAALDGNNLAHVYCSACHQFPEPNLLPKAIWEEKVLPAMGQRLGIGANLGMYARMAPQEITTLLKANIYPDKALIAKKDWIKILSYYKSNSPEKLPEPKPLALSKLLLFDAIPLTVNKGRYALTSLLQYEPTTKELLVGDRRNKLFRVNAQLHVIDSIQLDTPPVAVVRAKNEQYKVLTIGSLNPSDAPYGRLYSWQLASATKAPVVLPQLTDLQRPVKLTSADLNNDNQEDLVICHYGNQLGKLSWYEGKPDGTYQEHLLKKLPGSRQVVIQDMNHDNRPDIVALFAQASESIFIFYNQGNGHFEEEKVLQLPPVYGSSYFELADFNKDGALDILISNGDNGDYSFILKPYHGIRLFLNNEQNEFQEASFLPLPGASITATRDFDEDGDLDIAAISYFADFARQPESGFVYFENKGNNTFAGKTFPEAATGRWLTLTTGDIDQDGDEDIMLGSFIFATTPVPPPLQEQWIKSSPSVLVLKNRYSNNLH; via the coding sequence ATGCGATTGTTCATTTTGTGTTGCTTGGGAATTTGGTTATTTAGCAGTTGTTCAATTAAAAAGAATACCACAGAATCTGGAATAGAGCCGGTAAATTTGCGGGCCGTTTTACCTGATACTACCAAAACAGCGGCCTTGGATGGCAACAACTTAGCGCATGTTTACTGTTCAGCGTGTCATCAGTTTCCAGAGCCGAATTTGCTCCCGAAAGCTATATGGGAAGAGAAAGTATTACCAGCTATGGGGCAGCGCTTGGGCATTGGCGCCAATTTAGGAATGTACGCCCGGATGGCTCCCCAGGAAATAACAACTCTATTAAAAGCTAACATTTACCCGGACAAAGCTTTAATCGCCAAAAAAGATTGGATAAAAATACTTTCTTATTATAAAAGCAACTCCCCCGAAAAGTTACCCGAGCCTAAGCCATTGGCATTAAGTAAACTTTTATTATTCGATGCAATTCCTTTAACTGTAAACAAAGGCCGGTATGCACTTACCTCTTTGCTGCAGTACGAACCTACTACCAAAGAATTGTTAGTAGGCGACCGCCGTAATAAGTTATTTCGGGTGAATGCTCAATTGCACGTTATAGATTCTATTCAGTTAGATACGCCGCCGGTAGCAGTAGTCAGAGCAAAAAACGAGCAGTATAAAGTATTAACTATTGGGTCGCTCAACCCTTCCGATGCGCCCTATGGCCGGTTGTATTCCTGGCAATTAGCTTCTGCTACAAAAGCACCGGTTGTACTACCTCAGCTAACCGATTTGCAGCGACCGGTAAAACTTACTTCTGCAGATTTAAACAATGATAATCAGGAAGATTTAGTGATTTGTCACTACGGCAATCAGCTTGGTAAATTAAGCTGGTACGAAGGTAAACCGGATGGTACATACCAGGAACACTTGCTGAAAAAATTACCCGGTAGCCGGCAAGTTGTTATTCAGGATATGAACCACGATAACCGCCCGGATATTGTAGCTTTGTTTGCCCAGGCAAGCGAAAGCATTTTTATATTTTATAATCAAGGTAATGGGCATTTTGAAGAAGAAAAAGTACTGCAATTGCCACCTGTATACGGATCCAGCTATTTTGAACTAGCTGATTTTAATAAGGATGGTGCTTTGGATATTTTAATTTCGAATGGCGATAATGGCGATTATTCTTTTATACTAAAACCATATCACGGTATTCGTTTATTTTTAAATAATGAACAAAACGAATTTCAGGAAGCTTCTTTTTTGCCTTTACCCGGTGCCTCAATAACCGCCACCCGCGATTTTGATGAAGACGGTGATTTAGATATAGCGGCGATTTCTTACTTTGCCGATTTTGCCCGCCAACCCGAATCAGGTTTTGTGTATTTTGAAAATAAAGGGAATAACACTTTTGCTGGAAAAACTTTTCCGGAGGCGGCTACCGGGCGTTGGTTAACTCTAACCACCGGCGACATAGACCAGGACGGCGACGAAGATATAATGCTGGGTTCTTTTATTTTCGCTACTACCCCCGTGCCGCCACCCTTGCAGGAGCAATGGATTAAAAGTAGTCCCAGTGTGCTAGTTTTAAAAAACCGTTATTCAAATAATTTACATTAA
- a CDS encoding VCBS repeat-containing protein — MNKVPFLMLAIFSLIVSSCQKKSETLFTQLDPDDTGITFSNRILESDSLNILTEEYIYNGGGVAIGDFNGDGLDDVYFTGNMVQNKLYLNQGNFKFKDITATAGVTGNGKWSSGVAVVDINQDGRLDMYVCATIKKDPADRANMLFVNQGNNANGEPVFKNLAPQYGIADTGYSTNAAFFDYDHDGDLDLYVLTNVQNESIPTVYRPKVNDGTSPNNDRLYRNNGNGTFTNVSKAAGIIYEGYGLGLAISDINLDGWPDIYVTNDYLSDDLLYINNHDGTFTNRKNEYIKHTSFSAMGNSVADINNDGLVDILAVDMLPENNKRKKLLMKDNNYAVYFYNKQYNYDFQYVRNTLQLNNGPRPNGEPSFSEIGQLSGIYQTDWSWTPLMADFDNDGYRDIIITNGFPKDVTDRDFSIYRSGPVSQVANLQAIVDSIPVIKIPNYAYHNNGNLTFADKTKDWGLGTPSFSNGAAYADLDNDGDLDLIVNNINDSAFVYQNQLYASKKNTGNNHFLRLKFEGEKPNWQGVDAKVSLFYDQGKKQYYENTAYRGFLSSVENKAHFGLGNATHIDSLKVIWPDGKMQLLRNVKINQVLTLKQSQARSAANKPAIDVSKPLVFQETAAQHSIQYQHQEDDKIDFNIQKTLPHKFTQSGPGIAVGDINGDNLDDFYVGGSAGKNGTFFLQQPTGKFKASTTNYTTPKPEEDMGMLFLDVDNDSDLDLYVASGSYEFQEDSPKLQDRLYKNNGKGQFTLDTQALPALRTIKSCVKAADFDRDGDLDLFIGGRVIPGKYPLAPPSYILRNEGGKFIDVTQQVCPALTQLGMISDALWSDFDNDGQVDLVIAGEWMPVTFLKNNKGKLQNVTGTTGVQNQTGWWNSLAAGDFDNDGDIDYVAGNLGLNSNYCAKPNQPLQVIAKDFDKNGSIDAVLSCYLKSEDGQMRPYPMHTRDDLNAQLPRTRSIFARYGNYAMATIDDVIPAKEREGATILQATHFASSYLENLGQGKFKMHELPQAVQFAPVYGLVADDVNQDGNLDLLLVGNDYSTEVFTGNYDALIGLYLQGNGTGKFTPLPASESGFFVNGDAKGMAQLYTGKGEKLTLVTQNQDSLKVWQTSASLHQREEKIINLQPMDAIAEITYTNGRKQRVEFYYGHTYLSQSARKLVWQPGMATVEIKDFSGRSRKLTF, encoded by the coding sequence ATGAACAAAGTACCTTTTTTAATGCTGGCTATCTTTTCTTTGATAGTTAGTAGTTGCCAGAAAAAATCTGAAACCTTATTCACTCAATTAGACCCCGACGATACGGGTATTACCTTCTCTAACCGCATTCTGGAAAGCGATTCCCTCAATATTTTAACCGAAGAATACATTTACAACGGTGGGGGAGTAGCTATCGGCGATTTCAACGGCGATGGCTTGGACGATGTTTACTTTACCGGTAACATGGTACAAAATAAACTTTACCTGAACCAAGGTAATTTTAAATTTAAAGATATAACTGCTACGGCGGGAGTAACGGGTAACGGTAAATGGTCGTCAGGGGTAGCTGTAGTAGACATTAACCAGGATGGTAGGTTGGATATGTACGTTTGCGCTACTATAAAAAAAGACCCAGCAGACCGGGCAAATATGTTATTTGTGAACCAGGGAAACAATGCAAACGGCGAACCTGTTTTCAAAAATTTAGCCCCACAATATGGCATTGCCGATACTGGCTACAGCACCAATGCGGCTTTTTTTGACTACGACCATGATGGCGACCTGGACTTGTATGTGCTCACCAACGTACAGAATGAAAGTATTCCTACGGTATACCGCCCTAAAGTAAACGATGGTACCTCTCCTAATAACGACCGGCTTTACCGCAATAATGGCAATGGTACATTTACCAATGTTTCTAAAGCGGCTGGTATTATTTACGAAGGTTACGGCTTAGGATTAGCAATCAGTGATATTAATTTAGATGGCTGGCCAGATATTTACGTTACCAACGATTATCTCTCCGATGATTTGCTGTACATCAATAACCACGATGGCACATTTACCAACCGCAAAAACGAATACATTAAGCATACGAGTTTTTCGGCTATGGGCAATAGTGTTGCCGATATTAACAACGATGGATTGGTAGATATTTTGGCCGTAGATATGCTGCCCGAGAATAACAAGCGCAAAAAGTTATTGATGAAAGATAATAACTATGCGGTTTACTTTTATAATAAGCAATATAACTACGATTTTCAGTATGTCCGGAACACCTTGCAATTAAACAACGGGCCGCGGCCAAATGGGGAACCTTCGTTCAGTGAAATAGGGCAATTATCCGGCATTTACCAAACTGATTGGAGCTGGACTCCCTTGATGGCTGATTTTGATAACGATGGTTACCGGGATATTATCATAACCAACGGTTTTCCGAAGGATGTAACAGATCGTGATTTTTCTATTTACCGGAGTGGCCCGGTTAGTCAGGTAGCCAATTTACAAGCTATTGTCGATTCTATTCCGGTTATTAAAATTCCGAACTATGCCTATCACAATAATGGCAATTTAACCTTTGCCGATAAAACTAAAGACTGGGGACTAGGTACGCCTTCCTTTTCTAATGGTGCCGCCTACGCCGATTTAGATAATGATGGCGATCTGGATTTAATAGTAAATAATATTAACGATAGTGCTTTTGTTTACCAGAATCAATTATATGCCTCCAAAAAAAATACGGGTAATAACCACTTTTTGCGTTTAAAATTTGAAGGTGAAAAGCCCAACTGGCAAGGAGTAGATGCTAAAGTGAGCTTATTTTATGATCAAGGGAAAAAGCAATACTACGAGAACACTGCTTACCGGGGCTTTCTATCTTCCGTCGAGAATAAAGCGCATTTTGGGCTAGGCAATGCCACCCACATTGATTCTTTGAAAGTAATCTGGCCAGATGGAAAAATGCAACTGCTGCGTAACGTTAAAATTAACCAGGTGCTCACGTTAAAACAAAGTCAAGCCCGGTCCGCGGCGAACAAACCTGCCATAGATGTAAGCAAGCCGCTTGTTTTTCAGGAGACTGCTGCGCAACACAGTATCCAATACCAACACCAGGAAGACGACAAAATAGATTTTAATATTCAAAAAACCTTGCCGCATAAATTTACCCAATCGGGCCCTGGCATTGCCGTAGGCGATATCAACGGCGATAACTTAGATGATTTTTACGTGGGCGGCTCAGCGGGTAAAAACGGAACCTTCTTTTTGCAACAACCAACAGGTAAATTTAAAGCTTCTACTACCAACTATACTACTCCTAAACCGGAAGAAGATATGGGAATGTTGTTTTTGGATGTAGATAACGACTCTGATTTAGATTTATATGTGGCCAGTGGCAGCTACGAGTTTCAGGAAGACTCGCCCAAATTGCAGGACCGGCTTTATAAAAATAACGGCAAAGGTCAGTTTACCTTAGATACTCAGGCTTTACCGGCCTTACGAACTATTAAGTCTTGCGTAAAAGCCGCTGATTTCGACCGTGATGGTGATTTAGATTTATTTATCGGCGGCCGCGTTATTCCGGGTAAGTATCCTTTGGCTCCGCCTAGTTATATTCTGCGCAACGAAGGCGGAAAATTCATCGATGTTACCCAGCAGGTTTGTCCGGCACTAACCCAATTGGGTATGATAAGCGACGCCTTGTGGTCGGACTTTGATAACGATGGTCAGGTAGATTTAGTAATAGCCGGGGAGTGGATGCCGGTAACTTTTTTGAAGAATAACAAAGGAAAATTACAGAATGTTACGGGTACTACCGGTGTACAAAACCAGACGGGTTGGTGGAACAGTTTAGCTGCCGGCGACTTCGATAACGATGGCGATATTGATTATGTAGCCGGTAACTTAGGTTTAAATAGTAATTATTGCGCAAAACCTAATCAGCCTTTACAAGTTATTGCCAAAGATTTTGATAAAAATGGCAGCATCGACGCGGTGCTTTCTTGTTATTTGAAATCCGAAGATGGCCAGATGCGGCCATACCCCATGCATACCCGCGACGACTTAAACGCGCAATTACCGCGCACCCGCAGTATTTTTGCGCGGTACGGCAATTATGCAATGGCTACTATCGACGATGTTATTCCGGCGAAAGAACGCGAAGGCGCTACTATTTTACAAGCTACTCATTTTGCCAGCAGCTACCTAGAGAACTTAGGTCAGGGAAAGTTTAAAATGCACGAGTTGCCCCAAGCAGTACAGTTTGCACCAGTTTATGGCCTGGTAGCCGACGATGTAAACCAGGACGGTAACTTAGACTTATTATTAGTAGGTAACGACTACAGCACCGAAGTATTCACCGGCAATTACGACGCGCTTATTGGCCTTTATCTGCAAGGCAACGGAACAGGAAAATTTACCCCCTTACCTGCTTCGGAAAGTGGCTTTTTTGTAAACGGCGATGCAAAAGGAATGGCACAGCTTTATACTGGGAAAGGTGAAAAATTAACCTTAGTTACTCAAAACCAGGATAGTTTAAAGGTGTGGCAAACAAGTGCAAGCCTCCATCAGCGAGAAGAAAAAATAATTAATTTACAGCCAATGGATGCAATAGCCGAAATAACCTATACAAACGGCAGAAAACAAAGAGTAGAATTTTATTATGGTCATACCTACCTATCGCAGTCGGCGCGTAAATTAGTGTGGCAACCTGGTATGGCAACAGTAGAAATTAAAGATTTTTCGGGTCGTAGCCGAAAGCTGACTTTTTAG